The DNA segment CGCCAGATTTATTTGAGTAAGAAGTCCCCGCCAGAAAATATCCTCCGTCCTTGGTAGGCAGGATAGATGATGCCAGATCCGCAGCAGTCCCCCCGAAAGCCGTATCCCACAGCTGTATCACATTGGGTGCCTGGCCGTGCAGCGGGTGTGTCGCCAGCAGGCAGTAAAAAATGGCGGCGGCCAGGCCCAGCCCGGGCGCTGTGCGCAGTATGCGGGGCAGGGGGCGTATCGGCAGCGGGGTATGGGTCATGGCTATAGGGTGTAAGAGAGTTCGGTATTAAACTGCCAGTAGGTTTCGGTGGGCAGGTGGTTTTGGGTCAGCAGGTTGTAGGCGGTGGTGGCGCTCAGGTTTATTTTTTTCAGCAGGGTGGTGCCCAGGGTGAGGAAGGGGCTGGTGCGCGTGCCCAGAGATTCGTCTCGGGCCAGGGCCGCGCCCCCCTCTATGCGCAGCCAGCGCAGGTGGGTGCTGGCCAGGGCGGCCGTACCGGCGTACAGGCGCTGGGGGGGCAGCACAAAGTCTTGCTCGCTGCTTGTGCCCGTTTCTCCCTGGTTCAGGCTGCGGTTGCTGCTCTCCCACACCAGGTTGGCCTGCGTGGTCAGGGTCCATTTGCCCAGCTGCAGGCGGTAGGCGCTGCTCAGGCTATACAGGCGTATGCTGGGGAAGGCCGGGGCCGTGGCATCATAAAAGGTCTGCTGGGCGGTGCGCAGCTGGTGGCTGGCACTCAGGCTAATGGCTTGCGGGTTTTTTTTGCCGTAGGCATAGGCCGCAGTCAGGCTCAGCAGGTGGAAATCACCAGCGGGCGGAATGCTATCCTGGCTTTCGGTCTTTACCACCTGGCTTACCCCCTGCTGCCGCGCCAGCTGGTAGTCTGCAGACAGGGTGGGGGCTTTTGGCGGGCTCCAGGTGGCACCGGCACCCAGGCTGGTGGTGTTTACCCCATAGGGTTTCAGGCCCTTCAGGTTTGTCTGCTCATATTCGGCCAGGCCCCGCACCTCCAGGTGCAGGTGGGGGTACTGCCTTTTGGCCAGCAGGGCGTATGCCCTTAGGTCGTTGCGCAGGAAGGGCACGCCAAAGGAGGTGTAGCCGGGCCCCAGGCGTCGGTATCGGGCCTCCAGCTGCGTATGCTTGTCTAGCGCATAGGCCAGGGCCAGCTGCAGGGCATAGTCCTGGGCCAGGGTGTCGCTGTAGGCATACAGCTGCCCTACCCAGCCCGGCACCTCTCCTGCCTGCGGGCGGTAGGTATTCAGGTCTCTGTAGGTTAGGCTTTTGTGAAACTCGCCCCGGAGGCTCAGGCTTTCGCCGAGCAGGGGCAGGGCAAAGTCTAGCCCGATCAGGTAGTTTCGCCTGGGGGTGTTTTCGGGGAAAAGCGTGTCTGGGGCCTGGCCCTGCCTGTCGGTGCCATACAGCAGGTTCAGGTGCAGGTGCGTGCCCTCCTGCGGCCCCCTGCCTACCGAGGCGGCTACGATATTGCGGGTATACAGTGCGGGCAGGCGCAGCTGGTACAGGCTATTCAGGTTGCTGAGGCTGATGGCCTGGCTGGCGTTCTGGTTGTGCGCGGCCGATGCCTGCACATGCCATTCGCCCGGCTCCAGCTCCACATCCAGGCCCAGTATGGCCGCCCCCTTGAAGGCCAGGTCGGCATAATAGGGGTAGCTGGTGCCTAGCTGCAGCTTTTTGATGACGAACAGCTTTTGCTCGCTCTTTTCCAGCAGGCCCATTTCTACCAGCCGCTTCTTATTGGCAAACGCCTGTTGCGGTTTTTGCTGCACCTGCTTTAGTTGTTCCAACTCGTGCTCGGCCCGCGTCTGTCGTGCTTGCAGGCTGTCGGTGGGCAGCTCGGGCAGGTCATACAGGTTGGCCGCCTCGGGTACCCGCTTGCTCAGGGCATTGGCCTGCAGGGTGTAGGCTTTTGCCTGGGCTTGCAGTGCCCGCAGCGAGTCGGCATAGGCGCGGCCCTTCTGCAGCTGGCCCAGCGTACGGGCATTTTTGTTCAGTGTGTCCAGCTGCTCCGTATACCAGTGCTGTAGCGCATGGTTGCGCTCCAGGGCTTCTGCCATCAGCCGTTGTGCCGGCTCAGCGTCCTTGGGCAGTTTATCCAGGTTAGCCAGTTCGTTCTCATAGGCTGCCAGCTCAGGGTAGCCCTCGTACAGGCTTTGGGCCCACTGCATTTTGTTATACGCCTTGTTGTTGTACGTCGCGCTGTCCAGCTTGTGCATGTAGGCCAGCTCCTGCTGTTTTTGCTTTGCCTTCTGCTCCGCACGGCTCAGCACCTTCTCTTGCAGCGATTGCACATCCAGGCCCAGGCTAAACTGGCTGATAGCCTGCCGATACGCGCCCTGCTCTGTGGTGGCCAGGCCTCCCAGCTGTACTGGCAGGGCTGCCAGGCTTGTCTGTAGTCCGCCCCGCAGCCGCACATAGTCCGGCGGCTGTAGCAGGTAGTCATTTCCCGGATTGGTGCTGTGCTGGGTGCTAATGCCCAGCTGCCCCCGCACAGGCAGCTGCCCCCGGGCTTTTTCCGGCTGCTGCGCCCTGCTAATCTGCACCAGGATGCTTGAGTAGATGCCAACGCAATAAAGGAAGTATAAGAGCCTGCGTGCGATCACCCGCGAAAGTTAAACACAAAATGCAACCTGGTGATGAATCTTCTGCTACATTATTTTTTTGTGAAGCGAGTCCCTGGAAAGTAAAATTTTATATAGTTTTGGGCTCGTTTTCTGTACCCCAATAACGCTCCTACTGAGTATGATGAGTAGCGTAGAGATATGAAGACTTGTACATATTCTGCATATCCTCGCTATGGGGCTGAAATTGGGTATTTAGGAACGGCCTATGCCGTCCTTGTTTATTGTGATACTGGTAATATGAAAATGAGTATGCGAAGAGTTCCTGTTGTATTGTATGTTTTTTTGCTGGGTTTATTTCTTGGCAGGCCAGATGGTTTGCGGGCTCAGCAGAGCCCTGCCCTTGGCCCCAATGAGCTTCAGTACAATGTTGAGATAGAAGAGGTTCGTGGGTCGGGTGGCCAGGTGGTATCCCGCCTGGAGTCCGGTTTCTGGCAGGCAATTGCAGACGGAAATCAGGCTGCCGTTTATATTAAGAACAGCCCGTTTCGGGTAGAAAAGTCCAGCGTACACGGCGTAGGGCTTTTTACCGATGCTGCTACCAGTTTTCAGCAGGGAGACAGCGTATGTACCATTTTTTACAAGGTGCTGCCCAGCGGACCATTTCTAATGGCTTATCGCAGCTCCGTTGTAGGCACCTTTATCAACGATAGCCAAACGCCCAACACCCGCATTGAGCTAAGAGAGCGAGCCATTATCCTGCGGGCCAATCGGGATATTCCACCAAACACCGAGATACTGGGCAGCTACCGCGAGCTTATCTCGCTGTTTCCCAATGACAAGAGTGCCGAGATGAGCATCAAATACTGGTAGGGCATGAAAAGATCGAAGCTTAAGAAAATAGCACTCCTTACCGTTGTTTTTTTCTTTATCTCTACAGCGGCCAAGGCTTTTGTGCTGATAGAGCTGCTGATTGTAATTGTACTTATTGGTAGATTAGGAGGTGTAAAATGCGAGCAAGATGCCTATGCGTTGGTACTGATCAAGCAGGGCACCCCCACGGCAAACCTGAAGTTTGATCTTACCCTACAAAAATTATCCTCTCCCCGGGAGGTTTATGTTTTCCCCGAGATACCCATTACAGATTTGGAAAGGAGTTGTGAAACGGTAACCCTGGCAGAGGGCACCTCCAATGGCACCTATGATGTTTATCGGATAAGAAAACCTCGATCCGCGCCTGCTTACCAGTACGAGGTTTCGTATTCAATAGCTGCTACCTTTTCTGCAGGTATTTCCCAGCAAAATGTGCATTTTATTCCTAAATCCTTTACCTTGAGCGAAAATATTTCTAGCTGTATTACACCCTACGAATTTGCACTTTTAGATCAATATTTACTACGAATTTCCTCCATAGATACCAGCCTTTTCACTACACCTTCGGCCCGGGTTTTTTTGTATAATGAACGCTTTGGTAGGCATGAAACCGAAGCCAGTTATGCGCAAAAAAAGCTCAAGTCGCATGAAATAGCCTCCAAGCCCTACTACGAGCAGGGCGGATTGCAGTTCAATGGCGCTCAGTATATAAATTTTGGAAATGACCCCGCATACAGAAATTTTCTCCAGAATGATTTTTCGATAGAGCTATGGATGACCCTGGATCAACTGGAGGAGGGCCGAAAGTATTCAATTCTGTCTCTTTCACCCGAGAGCCAAAATTGTTCTGTACAGGGCTGCCTGGATCAACCACTTCAGGCTTGCTATCAGCTGAATATGAGCATAGAATTCAATAAGAGTGCCTTTGCGGTTGAACATGAACTTCCGACGGATTGGATCACGATCACACTAAGTGTAAACGACCCTGCGAGAAGTGGAAAGTATGGATTTGATATCGTGTATGCTTTTCCGAAGTATCGCTGGTATTATTCCGATAGTTTGGGGTTGATTGTTCCACTAGATTCTGCGGTTCGTGTTCCGCTATTTTTCCAGAAGCGTTCCAATAATCCTAAACACTGGTCTTTAGCACTGGGTGGTCTTTCTTCTTTTGATAATTATTATTATTATTATTATTCGAGCTACTTATATAATTATAATTGTCCTCCCGCTAATCAGGATACCGTCAGCCATGTAAGTAATGCCCTGGTTGCAGTCGGCACATCAGGTGCCAGTTTGTTGTTGGGCTCCAGTCGAGCCGGGTCTTTTACGGATGGCTTTCGCGGCCGGCTAGACCATTTTCGTATTTACCACGGATTTCACGATCCATACATGATTGCTTTAACTAGACCTACTTCATGGTTGGGAGTGGGTAATTTTCCCTATGCAGGAAACTCACATTTGTATGAGCATCCCTCGCGCCTGCTGCTTTCGGTGCCCCTGAATGACGCAGCGGGTACCATTGCCCACGACTACTCTCCGCGTGCCAATCATCGGGATATATCCGCTACCGGCTTTGGTGCTTCCCCCAGCTGGTTACCGGTTAATATTGATGGTGTTAGTAATTTCGATCCTGACTACATAGAAAGGCCCCTGGAGTGTAGGGAAAGATGTAAGCGTGGCTGTGGAGAATATCAAAAGAATTCATTGGGATGCTCGTGCAATTAGTCCTACCTAATCAGGCTATGTCGCCATTGCGCCATTTGCGCTTTATGCCTGTGTGTGCCCGGCTTATTTTTGTCGGCCTCGTTTGCCTGGGTACGCTGCGGGCCCAGGGCACAACTGGCCTAAGGCTGGTACTGCCACAGGATGAAGCTGTGCTCTATCAACCCTATCCCATGTTTTCCTGGCTATCTCAGCAGCCGGGATCACCACTTTTTACCCTGCGTATTGCCGAGGTGTTGGCCGTAGGTAAGCGAGGAAATTACCAGTCAAAGGAAGCAGCTATTCTCTCTAATCCGGCTATCTATGAGATCAGTAATATACGGACTCAGACTTACGTCTATCCAGTCACAGCCCCCAGGCTACAGGCAGGCAAAAAGTATGCCTGGCAGGTATTGGCTATTAACACCGAGGAGGGTGGCGAGACGCTGGCACAGAGTGAAGTTCATCTATTTTCCATTCCCCTGGCACCGGATGATTCAGTAAAAGAGGAGGATCCACCTCAGTTTTTTTATCGCATGCGTGCAGACCAGGTACACGGATTTGTACCCCCCCTGGAGGGTAAACTACCCATACAGCT comes from the Bacteroidota bacterium genome and includes:
- a CDS encoding SET domain-containing protein-lysine N-methyltransferase, with the translated sequence MRAQQSPALGPNELQYNVEIEEVRGSGGQVVSRLESGFWQAIADGNQAAVYIKNSPFRVEKSSVHGVGLFTDAATSFQQGDSVCTIFYKVLPSGPFLMAYRSSVVGTFINDSQTPNTRIELRERAIILRANRDIPPNTEILGSYRELISLFPNDKSAEMSIKYW